The following are encoded together in the Flavobacterium sp. TR2 genome:
- the tsaD gene encoding tRNA (adenosine(37)-N6)-threonylcarbamoyltransferase complex transferase subunit TsaD — MQNPEVFILAIESSCDDTAAAVLHNDKVLSNVVANQLIHNQYGGVVPELASRAHQQNIVPVIDAALRKANVQKEQLSAIAFTQGPGLMGSLLVGTSFSKSLSLALNIPLIAVNHMHAHILAHFIDEEGYDKPEFPFLALTISGGHTQIVKVNSFFDMEIIGETTDDAVGEAFDKSAKILGLPYPGGPLIDKYAKEGNPKAFPFTKPKVPGLDFSFSGLKTAILYFIQKNKQQNPNFIEENLNDICASIQHTIIEILMDKIKLAVKETGITQIAIGGGVSANSGIRNTLKETESKYGWKTFIPKFEYTTDNAAMIGIVGYQKYLSNRFETSSVVSKARIEF, encoded by the coding sequence ATGCAAAATCCAGAGGTTTTTATTCTAGCCATCGAAAGTTCATGCGATGATACTGCTGCCGCGGTTTTACATAACGACAAAGTATTGTCAAATGTTGTAGCCAATCAATTAATTCATAATCAATACGGAGGTGTTGTTCCCGAATTGGCTTCCCGAGCGCACCAGCAGAATATTGTCCCAGTGATAGATGCTGCACTTCGTAAAGCAAATGTACAAAAAGAACAGTTAAGCGCAATCGCATTTACGCAAGGACCGGGATTAATGGGCTCTTTATTGGTGGGAACTTCTTTCAGCAAATCATTGTCATTGGCCTTAAATATTCCGTTAATTGCTGTAAATCATATGCACGCACATATATTGGCTCATTTTATTGACGAAGAAGGTTACGATAAACCCGAATTTCCTTTTCTAGCTTTAACAATTAGCGGAGGACACACCCAAATTGTAAAAGTGAATAGCTTTTTTGATATGGAAATTATCGGAGAAACTACCGATGATGCTGTGGGTGAAGCATTTGACAAAAGTGCCAAAATTCTTGGACTTCCTTATCCCGGAGGACCTTTGATAGACAAATATGCAAAAGAAGGAAATCCGAAAGCGTTTCCTTTTACAAAACCAAAAGTTCCAGGATTAGATTTCAGTTTCTCTGGACTAAAAACCGCCATTTTATATTTCATTCAAAAAAATAAACAGCAGAATCCGAATTTTATAGAAGAAAACCTCAATGATATTTGCGCTTCCATCCAACATACGATTATCGAAATTCTGATGGATAAGATTAAACTAGCCGTTAAAGAAACTGGAATTACGCAAATTGCCATAGGCGGAGGTGTTTCTGCAAATTCAGGAATCAGAAATACATTGAAGGAAACCGAAAGCAAATACGGCTGGAAAACTTTTATTCCGAAATTTGAATATACAACAGACAATGCTGCAATGATTGGAATTGTAGGCTACCAAAAATACTTATCTAATCGTTTTGAAACTTCTTCTGTGGTTTCTAAAGCCAGAATCGAATTTTAA
- a CDS encoding 16S rRNA (uracil(1498)-N(3))-methyltransferase yields the protein MQLFFNPNIDETTQSFSFDKEESRHIIKVLRKKDSDILHVTNGSGLLFETQITLASDNKCTVEVLSIKNAEKPKFNLHLAVAPTKMNDRFEWFLEKATEIGIQEITPIFCDRSERKVINRDRFEKIILSAMKQCNETFLPKLNEAISFKEFIKQQQNGLQLIAHCEETDKKSLKEVLKPNEDVTILIGPEGDFSEKEIALALENNYKPVTLGNTRLRTETAAVVACHSVVFFNE from the coding sequence ATGCAGTTATTTTTTAATCCGAATATAGACGAGACAACACAAAGTTTTTCTTTTGACAAAGAAGAAAGCCGTCATATCATAAAAGTGCTCAGAAAGAAAGATTCAGATATCCTGCACGTTACAAATGGCTCAGGACTATTATTTGAAACCCAGATTACATTGGCTTCTGACAATAAATGCACGGTTGAAGTTCTTTCGATAAAAAATGCCGAAAAACCAAAATTTAACCTGCATCTGGCTGTAGCTCCAACCAAAATGAACGATCGTTTTGAATGGTTTCTGGAAAAAGCTACAGAAATTGGAATTCAGGAAATCACTCCGATCTTCTGTGACCGTTCTGAACGAAAAGTAATTAATCGTGATCGTTTTGAGAAAATCATTCTTTCGGCAATGAAGCAATGCAATGAGACCTTTCTTCCGAAATTGAATGAAGCTATTTCGTTTAAAGAATTCATTAAACAACAGCAAAATGGACTGCAATTAATTGCGCACTGCGAAGAAACCGATAAAAAGTCGCTAAAAGAGGTTTTAAAACCCAATGAAGACGTAACGATCTTAATTGGCCCAGAAGGCGATTTTTCTGAAAAAGAAATTGCATTGGCATTAGAAAACAATTACAAACCGGTAACTCTAGGAAACACGCGTTTAAGAACAGAAACAGCAGCAGTCGTGGCTTGCCATAGCGTTGTTTTTTTTAATGAATAA
- a CDS encoding DUF4159 domain-containing protein has protein sequence MKKIFYLLLLFSISSFSQEIALLKYSGGGDWYANPTSLPNLISFCNANINTRIKSKPSTVEPSNPDLLSYPFVHMTGHGNVVFSDADVANLRNYLTAGGFLHIDDNYGMDQFIRKEIKKIFPNNNLVELPANHPIFQKPFPFPNGLPKIHEHDGTRPQAFGIFIDNKLVLLYTYECDLGDGWEDPEVHNDPANVRDKALKMGANIINYIFTN, from the coding sequence ATGAAAAAAATATTCTATTTATTATTACTTTTTTCAATTTCTTCTTTTTCACAGGAAATCGCTTTGCTTAAATACAGTGGCGGTGGCGATTGGTATGCAAATCCAACTTCTTTGCCTAACTTAATCAGTTTTTGCAATGCTAATATCAATACCCGCATCAAAAGCAAGCCTTCGACTGTAGAGCCAAGCAATCCAGATTTACTTTCGTACCCGTTTGTACACATGACGGGGCACGGAAATGTTGTTTTTAGCGACGCTGACGTAGCCAATCTAAGAAATTATCTAACAGCTGGAGGTTTTCTGCATATCGACGATAATTACGGAATGGATCAGTTTATTAGGAAAGAAATCAAAAAAATATTTCCAAATAATAATTTGGTAGAACTTCCGGCAAATCATCCGATTTTTCAGAAACCATTTCCTTTCCCGAACGGATTGCCAAAAATTCACGAACACGACGGAACCCGTCCTCAAGCTTTTGGAATTTTCATAGACAACAAACTGGTTTTACTTTATACTTACGAATGTGATTTGGGCGATGGCTGGGAAGATCCCGAAGTGCATAACGATCCAGCAAACGTAAGGGACAAAGCGCTTAAAATGGGTGCTAACATTATCAATTATATTTTTACCAATTAA
- a CDS encoding TrmH family RNA methyltransferase: MQLTHEENQFERKTFPITLVCDHIYFQQNIGSLFRISEAFGVENIIFFGKDIPLTPRKINKTSRSTHLHVPHSTIEDYNELESYLTDNNFEIIALEITSNSKPLKEVMIPFDKKIALLIGSEINGISEELLKLSDQIVHINMFGKNSSMNVVQAASIALYEITSL; encoded by the coding sequence GTGCAGCTGACTCACGAAGAAAATCAATTTGAAAGAAAAACATTTCCCATTACTTTGGTATGTGATCATATTTACTTTCAGCAAAATATTGGTTCTTTGTTCCGAATTTCTGAAGCTTTCGGAGTTGAAAACATTATTTTTTTTGGAAAAGACATTCCGCTGACACCACGCAAAATCAATAAAACTTCACGCAGCACGCATCTTCATGTGCCTCATTCTACCATTGAAGACTATAATGAGCTTGAATCCTATTTGACTGACAATAATTTTGAAATTATTGCCTTAGAAATCACTTCAAACAGCAAACCTTTGAAAGAAGTCATGATTCCTTTTGACAAAAAAATCGCGCTTTTGATCGGAAGCGAGATTAATGGAATCTCTGAGGAACTCCTAAAACTTTCTGATCAAATTGTGCACATTAATATGTTCGGAAAAAATAGCAGCATGAATGTTGTGCAAGCGGCAAGCATAGCGCTTTACGAAATTACTTCTTTGTAA
- a CDS encoding zinc metalloprotease, which translates to MKKVIITTFAALMLFACQNDQSAESANADASVPSRRGCATQEVLEAQLKADPSLAIRMNEIETFTIQHEGKNFTGRLVNGKIEIPVVVNVLYRTTAENISNAQIQSQIDVLNKDFNALNSDYNNVPALFAGVKANIGISFVLDQVIRKSTTKTSWGTNDAMKKTAQGGLAPTSPTTKLNLWSCVIGGGILGYAQFPGGASATDGVVIDPKYFGLSGSANAPYNLGRTATHEVGHWMNLRHIWGDATCGSDLVADTPTHNTANYGVPAYPHYSTCTGTPVEMTMNYMDYVDDAAMYMFSTGQKNRISAIFTTGGARASFAQP; encoded by the coding sequence ATGAAAAAAGTTATTATTACCACATTCGCAGCATTAATGCTGTTTGCTTGTCAAAATGATCAATCGGCTGAATCTGCTAACGCTGATGCAAGTGTTCCATCTAGAAGAGGATGCGCAACGCAAGAAGTTTTAGAAGCTCAATTGAAAGCTGATCCTTCATTGGCAATCAGAATGAATGAAATCGAAACTTTTACTATACAACACGAAGGTAAAAATTTCACAGGCCGTCTGGTAAATGGAAAAATTGAAATTCCAGTTGTAGTGAATGTTCTTTATAGAACTACAGCTGAAAATATTTCAAATGCACAAATCCAATCACAGATTGATGTGCTAAACAAAGATTTCAATGCTTTAAACTCAGATTACAATAATGTGCCAGCATTATTTGCAGGAGTTAAAGCAAACATCGGAATTTCTTTTGTTTTAGACCAAGTTATTAGAAAATCAACAACTAAAACTTCTTGGGGAACAAATGATGCGATGAAAAAAACAGCTCAAGGCGGACTTGCTCCAACTAGCCCAACTACAAAATTAAACTTGTGGTCATGTGTTATTGGTGGCGGAATTTTAGGTTATGCACAATTTCCTGGCGGCGCTTCTGCTACTGATGGAGTGGTAATTGATCCTAAATACTTCGGATTATCTGGTTCTGCAAATGCACCATATAATTTAGGAAGAACAGCTACTCACGAAGTAGGTCACTGGATGAATTTACGTCACATCTGGGGAGATGCAACTTGCGGAAGCGACTTAGTTGCAGATACTCCTACTCATAACACAGCAAACTACGGAGTTCCTGCTTACCCTCATTACAGCACTTGTACAGGCACACCTGTAGAAATGACAATGAACTACATGGATTATGTTGATGATGCTGCAATGTATATGTTCTCAACAGGACAGAAAAACAGAATATCGGCTATTTTTACAACTGGAGGCGCTAGAGCTTCTTTTGCACAACCATAA
- a CDS encoding AI-2E family transporter, whose product MITSKTISNGILRALATILIIGIVLYFLYEIQTVIVYLCISLILCLIANPLVLFLKNKLKFSNSMAATTTIIFFIFLIVGFILLFVPLIISQANNLALLDTAHLQTNFIEAERHLEDYFNIQHIDLNKVIKDSKLTSVLDFSYFTGFINSIINFMANMGMGLVSVFFITFFFIKDQDIFKDQARRILPDSNEDKILNSITKINHLLTRYFIGLLLQLIVVFILYLIVLLIFGNKNAFVIAFLCAILNIIPYLGPIIGTTLAGLLTMISMIGKDFQSEILPTTIYVIIGFLLVQAIDNNISQPIISSKSVNSHPLEIFLVILISGITFGIVGMIIAIPAFTMIKVILKEFFPDNKIVSVLTERI is encoded by the coding sequence ATGATCACATCAAAAACTATTTCTAACGGAATTTTAAGAGCTTTAGCAACAATTTTAATTATCGGCATTGTTTTATATTTTCTCTATGAAATACAAACTGTTATTGTCTATTTATGCATTTCTTTAATATTGTGTTTAATTGCAAATCCGTTAGTTTTATTTCTAAAAAACAAACTGAAATTCAGCAATTCAATGGCTGCCACCACCACCATCATCTTTTTTATATTTCTAATTGTGGGTTTCATCCTTTTGTTTGTTCCTTTAATTATTTCTCAAGCCAATAATTTAGCATTACTAGATACTGCACATCTCCAAACCAATTTTATAGAGGCAGAAAGACATCTAGAAGACTACTTTAATATTCAGCATATTGATTTAAATAAAGTGATAAAAGATTCTAAACTTACTTCTGTTTTAGATTTCAGTTATTTTACAGGATTTATCAATTCGATAATCAATTTTATGGCTAATATGGGAATGGGACTTGTTTCTGTATTTTTTATTACTTTCTTTTTTATTAAAGACCAGGACATTTTTAAAGATCAGGCTAGAAGAATATTACCAGATTCAAATGAAGACAAAATATTAAATTCTATTACCAAAATAAATCATCTTTTAACCCGCTATTTTATTGGTTTATTATTACAATTGATAGTTGTTTTTATTCTTTACTTAATCGTGTTACTGATATTTGGAAATAAAAATGCATTTGTAATTGCCTTCTTATGTGCAATTCTAAACATAATACCGTATTTGGGTCCAATTATCGGAACTACTTTGGCAGGACTATTAACCATGATTAGTATGATTGGAAAGGATTTTCAATCAGAAATTCTGCCAACAACAATTTATGTCATTATTGGTTTTTTATTGGTACAGGCAATTGACAACAATATTAGCCAGCCCATAATTTCGTCAAAAAGTGTAAATTCGCATCCGTTAGAGATATTCTTGGTAATATTAATCAGCGGCATTACGTTTGGAATTGTAGGTATGATAATAGCCATTCCTGCATTTACGATGATTAAAGTAATTTTAAAAGAATTTTTCCCTGACAATAAAATTGTCTCCGTATTAACCGAAAGAATTTAG
- a CDS encoding THUMP-like domain-containing protein: MNTSLLHSDIQKFIIENTGADITKLALQKNPFPETDWILILNQIEARSKAKDKLPTWFDAENIIYPSKVSVEQTSSEKTAAYKASLISGKTLIDLTGGFGVDDYYFSKKFKVVAHCEINEELSSIVKHNFQQLEIKNCFCYPTDSINILHESELKYDWIYIDPSRRNDSKGKVFMLKDCLPNVPELLDFYFEKSDCILIKTAPLLDISAGLSELKNVKNIHIIALENEVKELLFEIQKGYSGEITLKTANLLKEKIETFEFSLGHETPSLSYGLPQQYLYEPNAAIMKSGGFDEVSASFQINKLHKHSHLYTSENLIDFPGRKFEVQKVISYNKNEMKNELSNQQANITTRNFPETVDNIRKKWKIKNGGDLYCFFTTDVKDNKIVLICTKII; encoded by the coding sequence TTGAACACTTCCCTTTTGCATTCAGATATTCAGAAATTTATTATTGAAAATACGGGTGCAGATATAACGAAATTGGCGCTGCAAAAAAATCCATTCCCAGAAACGGATTGGATTTTAATTTTGAATCAAATTGAAGCACGGAGCAAAGCAAAGGATAAACTGCCGACTTGGTTTGATGCCGAAAATATCATTTATCCTAGCAAAGTCTCTGTAGAACAAACCTCATCAGAAAAAACAGCTGCTTACAAAGCTTCTTTAATTTCTGGCAAAACTTTAATTGATCTTACAGGAGGTTTTGGTGTTGATGATTATTATTTTTCAAAGAAATTTAAAGTTGTTGCGCATTGTGAAATTAATGAAGAATTATCTTCGATTGTCAAACATAATTTTCAACAATTAGAAATAAAAAATTGCTTTTGTTACCCAACCGATTCAATCAATATTTTACATGAATCTGAACTAAAATACGATTGGATTTATATTGATCCTTCGCGAAGAAATGACAGCAAAGGCAAAGTTTTTATGCTAAAAGACTGTCTTCCAAATGTTCCTGAACTCCTTGATTTCTATTTCGAAAAATCGGACTGCATTTTAATTAAGACTGCACCCTTATTAGACATTTCAGCAGGATTATCCGAATTAAAAAATGTAAAGAACATTCATATCATTGCCCTTGAAAACGAAGTCAAAGAACTGCTCTTCGAAATTCAAAAAGGCTATTCTGGCGAAATAACACTAAAAACAGCTAACCTTTTAAAAGAAAAAATAGAAACTTTTGAGTTTTCTTTAGGCCATGAAACACCATCGCTTTCTTACGGCTTACCTCAACAATATCTTTACGAACCCAATGCGGCAATAATGAAATCTGGCGGTTTTGATGAAGTTAGCGCCAGTTTTCAAATTAACAAACTCCATAAACACTCGCATTTGTATACTTCAGAAAATTTAATTGATTTTCCGGGAAGAAAATTTGAGGTTCAAAAAGTGATTTCATATAACAAAAATGAGATGAAAAACGAATTATCCAATCAGCAGGCCAATATTACCACTCGTAATTTTCCTGAGACTGTAGATAACATTCGAAAAAAGTGGAAAATAAAAAATGGCGGTGATTTGTATTGTTTTTTTACGACAGATGTAAAAGATAACAAAATAGTTTTAATTTGCACCAAAATAATCTAA
- a CDS encoding M15 family metallopeptidase — protein sequence MNHTFKILSFFLLGIGFLQAQNETYASPAEVKISDTTFVNLRDYSNDFVYDMKYATEDNFLKTKVYDCAECMLRLKTVKALIAANKDFLKKGYRIKLYDCYRPLDIQKKMWEIVSDPIYVADPKKGSIHNRGGAVDISLVDITGKEVDMGTSFDFFGIMASHNFKQLSKEILSNRAYLKKTMIKNGFNSFESEWWHYNLKTGLKDKVANQKWKCN from the coding sequence ATGAATCATACTTTCAAAATTTTAAGCTTTTTTCTTTTAGGAATTGGCTTTTTGCAAGCGCAGAATGAAACTTACGCTTCTCCAGCAGAAGTTAAAATTTCTGATACTACATTTGTAAATCTAAGAGATTATAGCAACGATTTTGTTTATGATATGAAATATGCTACCGAAGACAATTTCTTGAAAACAAAAGTTTACGATTGTGCCGAATGTATGCTTCGCCTAAAGACTGTAAAAGCATTGATTGCGGCCAATAAAGATTTTTTGAAAAAAGGCTACAGAATCAAATTGTATGATTGTTATAGACCTTTGGACATTCAGAAAAAAATGTGGGAGATTGTATCGGATCCAATTTATGTTGCAGATCCAAAAAAAGGCTCCATCCATAATAGAGGAGGAGCCGTTGATATTTCTTTGGTAGATATTACAGGAAAAGAAGTTGATATGGGAACTTCTTTTGACTTTTTTGGCATTATGGCAAGTCATAATTTTAAACAGCTTTCTAAAGAAATTCTTTCCAATAGGGCTTATCTAAAAAAGACCATGATAAAAAATGGTTTCAACTCTTTTGAGTCGGAGTGGTGGCATTACAATTTAAAAACAGGTTTAAAAGATAAAGTGGCCAACCAAAAATGGAAGTGCAATTAA
- a CDS encoding fatty acid desaturase family protein yields MEKLKRPVYVKPGADDFFKKMRLEVNETVLKNSSLYVLNVVKSLGLLAVFFLFYACILIFGNQTPLLFLFYILSGITMIVLFINAFHDAAHGALFRKPKHNEWFLYVLELFGSNHWLWMRRHISLHHAYPNVPDWDVDIKQSDIIRIFPNSPLFNYHKYQHIYMWFIYPLYSLNWLYIRDFKDFFGTKDNYVKKVVDKIPRQEVYRLFAAKIINLIYLLFIPMMLLSQPWYMVLFAWLSMHLCGSAIGVVALVSTHVDEDAHFPHTDEDGNLSDTWVMHQMIVTKDFSTESKLANFLYGGFTHHVAHHLFPAVGHTYYPYITPIIKRYAEEYNLPYTSYPFYHAVRSHFRMLKDKGVKENILVTGEI; encoded by the coding sequence ATGGAAAAATTAAAACGACCGGTTTATGTTAAACCTGGAGCAGATGATTTTTTTAAAAAGATGCGTTTAGAAGTGAATGAAACGGTCTTAAAAAACTCGTCTTTGTATGTATTGAATGTCGTGAAGTCTTTAGGGCTTCTGGCAGTATTTTTTTTGTTCTACGCCTGTATTTTAATTTTTGGCAACCAGACGCCTTTGTTATTTCTTTTTTACATTTTGTCTGGCATTACAATGATCGTTTTATTTATAAATGCTTTTCATGATGCTGCACACGGAGCTTTGTTTAGAAAGCCAAAGCACAATGAATGGTTTTTATATGTTTTAGAACTCTTCGGGAGTAATCATTGGCTTTGGATGCGACGCCATATAAGCCTGCATCATGCCTATCCAAACGTGCCAGATTGGGATGTTGACATTAAGCAGAGTGATATTATTAGGATATTTCCAAATAGCCCATTGTTTAATTACCACAAGTATCAGCATATTTATATGTGGTTCATCTATCCTCTTTATAGCTTGAACTGGCTTTACATAAGAGATTTTAAAGACTTTTTTGGAACAAAGGATAATTATGTAAAGAAAGTTGTAGACAAAATTCCGAGACAAGAAGTTTACAGATTATTTGCGGCTAAGATTATTAACCTTATTTATTTGCTTTTTATTCCAATGATGCTTTTAAGCCAGCCTTGGTATATGGTGCTTTTTGCTTGGCTGTCTATGCATTTGTGCGGTAGCGCAATTGGTGTCGTGGCATTGGTTTCCACTCACGTTGATGAAGATGCCCACTTTCCGCATACTGATGAAGACGGAAATCTTTCGGATACATGGGTTATGCATCAAATGATCGTGACTAAAGATTTTAGCACAGAGAGCAAATTGGCTAATTTTCTTTACGGCGGATTTACACATCATGTAGCGCATCATCTTTTTCCAGCGGTTGGACACACTTACTATCCGTATATTACGCCAATTATCAAGCGTTATGCAGAAGAATATAACTTGCCTTATACTTCATATCCGTTTTATCACGCTGTTCGATCTCATTTCAGAATGTTGAAAGACAAAGGTGTAAAAGAAAATATTTTAGTGACAGGAGAAATCTAA
- a CDS encoding helix-turn-helix domain-containing protein, translated as MYHEKLSKFFRDKGLKQKEVGAILGFSPAMIGRYLHGTASIGSDFIISLSKNFPDVDLNDLFAPDEQDMVNEIGAVYEKQNILNDLQEIEVRIHNIRLRLADKNFEE; from the coding sequence ATGTATCATGAGAAACTAAGTAAATTCTTTAGGGATAAAGGATTAAAGCAAAAGGAAGTAGGGGCAATTTTAGGATTTAGCCCTGCGATGATTGGAAGATACTTACATGGGACTGCCAGTATTGGCTCAGATTTTATTATCAGTCTAAGTAAAAATTTTCCAGATGTGGATTTGAATGATCTTTTTGCTCCCGATGAGCAAGATATGGTCAATGAAATTGGTGCAGTTTATGAAAAACAGAATATTTTGAATGACTTGCAAGAAATTGAAGTGCGCATTCATAATATCAGGCTGCGTTTAGCAGATAAAAATTTTGAGGAATAA
- a CDS encoding glycoside hydrolase family 9 protein — MLKIRKQLRCVVLVLLLSISAYSKTIIFVNQVGFDPKSPKIAIIEYSSNLLNSTFDIIDAETGKTVFTSKIGKAETVEDWKLGKYYYKADFSSFQKPGNYQVAFKIGDQTYSSARFSIEENILAKKTISSIVHYYNKQRANTPEELEADKNMLLFGSTKKVDVHGGWCDASGDVSKYFSHLAYANFVSPQQTPLVTWSLINTSETIPKKLTEWKIKDSLDNEAIWGADYMMRCLSDEDYFYMIVFSYFDKNPSARRIVGLKANSVTTDEYQSAFREGAGMAIASLARISKWKKRGDFTSKQYLEGAKRAYAHLLINNTKYDDDGKENIIDDYCALMAATELWIATNDDFYKSEARKWAHKLENRMTDKGWFRSNDTNRPFWHAADAGLPIVALTRYLKKESDNKEKAAAENVIKKALEYNLAVTNSVANPFGYARQSFLFNDKVQDGFFIPHDNETGWWWQGENARLASLATAAIEGGKNISFQKNNSTKKSLDLYASQQLSWILGCNPYSMCFLYKFGENNVPYMHSNYGHGSEKGGISNGITGKDGNGDGSGIDFKMEDKGNEWRWTEQWIPHSAWFLQAITAMVEP, encoded by the coding sequence ATGCTAAAAATCAGAAAACAATTAAGATGTGTTGTATTAGTTTTGCTCCTTTCCATTTCGGCTTACAGCAAAACTATCATTTTTGTAAATCAAGTTGGCTTTGATCCCAAAAGTCCAAAAATTGCTATAATCGAATATTCCAGCAATCTCTTGAATTCAACTTTTGATATCATAGATGCCGAAACAGGAAAAACAGTTTTCACTTCTAAAATTGGAAAAGCAGAAACTGTTGAAGATTGGAAACTAGGCAAATATTATTACAAAGCTGATTTTTCGTCTTTCCAAAAACCGGGGAATTATCAAGTTGCATTCAAAATTGGAGATCAAACTTATAGTTCCGCACGTTTTTCAATTGAAGAAAACATATTAGCCAAAAAAACCATTTCTTCCATTGTACATTATTACAATAAACAAAGAGCCAACACTCCCGAAGAACTTGAGGCAGACAAAAATATGCTATTGTTTGGAAGCACTAAAAAAGTAGATGTACATGGCGGATGGTGTGATGCGTCTGGCGACGTGAGCAAGTATTTTTCGCATTTAGCCTACGCTAATTTTGTATCGCCTCAGCAGACACCTTTGGTCACTTGGTCGCTTATTAATACCTCCGAAACCATTCCAAAAAAGCTTACAGAATGGAAAATAAAAGATTCTTTGGATAATGAAGCCATTTGGGGAGCCGATTATATGATGCGCTGCCTTTCTGATGAAGACTATTTTTACATGATTGTCTTTAGCTATTTTGACAAAAATCCATCAGCGAGAAGAATTGTCGGATTAAAGGCTAATAGTGTTACAACAGATGAATATCAATCTGCTTTTCGCGAAGGCGCAGGAATGGCTATAGCATCACTTGCGAGAATTTCAAAATGGAAAAAGAGAGGCGATTTTACTTCAAAACAATATCTAGAGGGCGCCAAACGAGCCTACGCCCATCTCCTAATCAACAACACAAAATATGATGATGACGGAAAAGAAAATATTATAGATGATTATTGCGCTTTGATGGCTGCGACAGAATTGTGGATTGCAACCAATGATGATTTTTATAAAAGCGAAGCCAGAAAATGGGCTCATAAACTTGAAAACCGAATGACGGATAAAGGATGGTTTAGAAGCAATGACACGAATCGTCCGTTTTGGCACGCAGCCGATGCAGGTTTACCAATTGTAGCGCTAACTCGATATCTAAAAAAAGAATCTGACAATAAAGAAAAAGCTGCTGCAGAAAATGTCATCAAAAAGGCCTTAGAATACAATCTAGCCGTTACAAACAGTGTAGCTAATCCGTTTGGTTATGCACGACAAAGCTTTTTATTTAATGACAAAGTTCAAGACGGATTTTTTATTCCGCATGATAACGAAACTGGCTGGTGGTGGCAAGGCGAAAATGCCAGATTGGCCTCATTGGCAACTGCGGCAATAGAAGGCGGAAAAAACATTTCGTTTCAAAAAAATAACAGTACAAAAAAATCACTCGATTTGTATGCTTCTCAGCAATTATCTTGGATTTTAGGATGCAATCCGTATTCCATGTGCTTTTTGTACAAATTTGGAGAAAACAATGTGCCTTATATGCATTCCAATTACGGTCATGGATCTGAAAAAGGCGGTATTTCTAACGGAATTACCGGTAAAGACGGAAATGGAGATGGTTCTGGCATTGATTTTAAAATGGAAGATAAGGGAAACGAATGGCGCTGGACCGAACAATGGATTCCGCACTCAGCATGGTTTTTACAAGCAATAACTGCAATGGTTGAACCGTAA